A region of the Candidatus Omnitrophota bacterium genome:
ATGGTCCCGGCCATTTTCTGCGGGTCATGATGCGCCCCGCCCAACGGTTCAGGGATTATTTCGTCGATTATGCCTTCTTTCAGCAGATCCTTGGCCGTAAGCTTCAATACCTCGGCCGCGTCAGGGCTTTTTGTGCTACTCTTCCAAAGTATGGCCGCGCATCCTTCAGGAGAAATAACCGAATAATAGGCATTCTCCAAAACGCAGATCCGGTCGGAAACACCCACGCCTAAAGCCCCTCCGGAGCCGCCTTCGCCTATGACGACCGATACTATCGGCACGGATATAGAAACCATCTCCCGCAGATTAAGCGCGATCGCCTGAGCCTGGCCGCGCTCTTCCGCGCCGATGCCCGGATACGCCCCAGGGGTATCAATGAATATCACGATAGGCATGTCAAATTTCTCCGCGATCCGCATAAACCTTAATGCTTTGCGATAGCCTTCCGGGTGGGCGCAACCGAAATTCCGCTTAAGGTTATCTTTTATATCCCTGCCTTTTTGATGCCCCATTACCATAATCTTTTTCCCGTCCAACCTGGCGAACCCGCCCACAATG
Encoded here:
- a CDS encoding acetyl-CoA carboxylase carboxyltransferase subunit alpha, which produces MANLDFEKPIAELEKKIHELKSFTADKKIDLSSEAKKLEEKLETLKKDIYTKLTPWQRVQIARHPQRPYTLDYIGMMMTDFLELHGDRGFADDKAIVGGFARLDGKKIMVMGHQKGRDIKDNLKRNFGCAHPEGYRKALRFMRIAEKFDMPIVIFIDTPGAYPGIGAEERGQAQAIALNLREMVSISVPIVSVVIGEGGSGGALGVGVSDRICVLENAYYSVISPEGCAAILWKSSTKSPDAAEVLKLTAKDLLKEGIIDEIIPEPLGGAHHDPQKMAGTIKSIIIKDLKDLGEMKKDDLLKSRYKKFRSIGVIKEQS